A genomic window from Equus asinus isolate D_3611 breed Donkey chromosome 25, EquAss-T2T_v2, whole genome shotgun sequence includes:
- the POLR3C gene encoding DNA-directed RNA polymerase III subunit RPC3 isoform X4: MTQAEIKLCSLLLQEHFGEIVEKIGVHLIRTGSQPLRVIAHDTGTSLDQVKKALCVLIQHNLVIYQVHKRGVVEYEAQCSRVLHMLRYPRYIYTAKTLYSDTGELIVEELLLNGKMTMSAVVKKVADRLTETMEDGKTMDYAEVSNTFVRLADTHFVQRCPFVPATENSDPGPPPPAPTLVINEKDMYLVPKLSLIGKGKRRRSSDEDATGEPKAKRPKHIADNKEPIPDDGIYWQANLDRFHQHFRDQGIVSAVANRMDQTSSEIVRTMLRMSEITTPSNAPFTQPLSSNEIFRSLPVGYNISKQVLDQYLTLLADDPLEFVGKSGDSGGGMYVINLHKALGSLATATLESVVQERFGSRCARIFRLVLQKKHLEQKQVEDFAMIPAKEAKDMLYKMLSENFISLQEIPKTPDHAPSRTFYLYTVNILSAARMLLHRCYKSIANLIERRQFETKENKRLLEKSQRVEAIIASMQATGAEEAQLQEIEEMITAPERQQLETLKRNVNKSINRM; this comes from the exons ATGACTCAAGCAGAAATTAAACTGTGTTCTTTGTTGCTGCAAGAGCATTTTGGAGAGATTGTAGAAAAAATTGGAGTCCACCTAATCAGAACTGGCAGCCAGCCACTAAGAGTAATTGCCCATGACACAGGAACATCACTGGATCAG GTAAAAAAAGCCCTTTGTGTCCTCATCCAACATAACCTGGTGATATATCAAGTGCACAAACGTGGTGTGGTGGAGTATGAAGCCCAGTGCAGCCGGGTGTTGCATATGCTTCGGTATCCCCGGTACATCTATACTGCCAAGACACTGTACAGTGACACTGGGGAGCTGATTGTTGAGGAGCTACTGTTGAATGGCAAAATGACAATGTCAGCTGTTGTGAAGAAAGTGGCAGACCGGCTCACAGAGACTATGGAGG ATGGCAAGACCATGGACTATGCTGAGGTGTCAAACACATTTGTGCGACTAGCAGACACACACTTCGTGCAGCGCTGCCCCTTCGTGCCTGCCACTGAGAAttcagaccctgggccaccgccaCCTGCCCCCACTCTTGTCATCAATGAAAAGGACATGTACCTGGTTCCTAAACTGAGCTTGATAG GGAAAGGTAAAAGGAGGAGATCATCTGACGAAGATGCTACCGGAGAGCCCAAGGCCAAGAGACCAAAACATATAGCAGATAACAAAGAG cCCATTCCAGATGATGGGATTTATTGGCAGGCCAACCTTGACAGATTCCACCAGCACTTCCGTGACCAAGGCATTGTCAGTGCAGTTGCCAACAGGATGGACCAG ACCAGCAGCGAGATTGTGCGGACCATGCTCCGGATGAGTGAGATTACCACTCCCTCCAATGCCCCCTTCACCCAGCCATTGTCTTCCAATGAG ATCTTCAGATCCTTGCCTGTTGGCTATAACATCTCTAAGCAGGTTCTTGATCAGTATCTCACTCTGCTGGCAGATGATCCA ctTGAGTTTGTTGGAAAGTCTGGCGACAGTGGTGGAGGAATGTATGTCATCA ACCTGCATAAGGCTCTAGGATCCCTAGCCACAGCCACTCTGGAGTCTGTCGTACAGGAGAG ATTTGGGTCTCGCTGTGCCAGAATATTCCGTTTAGTTTTGCAAAAGAAACACCTGGAGCAGAAGCAGGTAGAAGACTTTGCAATGATTCCAGCAAAGGAGGCAAAGGATATGCTTTATAAGATGCTCTCAGAAAATTTCATATCACTCCAG GAAATTCCCAAAACGCCAGACCATGCTCCATCCAGGACCTTCTATTTATATACCGTGAACATCCTGTCAGCTGCCCGAATGTTGCTGCACAGGTGCTACAAG agcATAGCCAACTTGATAGAAAGGAGGCAATTCGAAACCAAAGAGAATAA ACGCCTACTAGAAAAGTCTCAGAGGGTAGAAGCCATCATTGCATCCATGCAGGCTACGGGTGCAGAGGAGGCACAGCTACAAGAAATAGAGGAGATGATCACAGCCCCTGAACGCCAGCAACTAGAGACCCTGAAACGTAATGTCAACAA GTCAATTAACAGAATGTAA
- the POLR3C gene encoding DNA-directed RNA polymerase III subunit RPC3 isoform X1 — MRGEGARGRRSNRGGKQAGRKLRSQGRDARAPRAAALRLLSTMTQAEIKLCSLLLQEHFGEIVEKIGVHLIRTGSQPLRVIAHDTGTSLDQVKKALCVLIQHNLVIYQVHKRGVVEYEAQCSRVLHMLRYPRYIYTAKTLYSDTGELIVEELLLNGKMTMSAVVKKVADRLTETMEDGKTMDYAEVSNTFVRLADTHFVQRCPFVPATENSDPGPPPPAPTLVINEKDMYLVPKLSLIGKGKRRRSSDEDATGEPKAKRPKHIADNKEPIPDDGIYWQANLDRFHQHFRDQGIVSAVANRMDQTSSEIVRTMLRMSEITTPSNAPFTQPLSSNEIFRSLPVGYNISKQVLDQYLTLLADDPLEFVGKSGDSGGGMYVINLHKALGSLATATLESVVQERFGSRCARIFRLVLQKKHLEQKQVEDFAMIPAKEAKDMLYKMLSENFISLQEIPKTPDHAPSRTFYLYTVNILSAARMLLHRCYKSIANLIERRQFETKENKRLLEKSQRVEAIIASMQATGAEEAQLQEIEEMITAPERQQLETLKRNVNKLDASEIQVDETIFLLESYIESTMKRQ, encoded by the exons ATGAGGGGAGAGGGAGCGAGGGGCAGACGGAGCAACCGAGGGGGAAAACAGGCTGGACGGAAGTTACGGAGCCAGGGCCGGGACGCCCGGGCACCAAGAGCAGCAG ctcTGAGACTGCTCAGTACAATGACTCAAGCAGAAATTAAACTGTGTTCTTTGTTGCTGCAAGAGCATTTTGGAGAGATTGTAGAAAAAATTGGAGTCCACCTAATCAGAACTGGCAGCCAGCCACTAAGAGTAATTGCCCATGACACAGGAACATCACTGGATCAG GTAAAAAAAGCCCTTTGTGTCCTCATCCAACATAACCTGGTGATATATCAAGTGCACAAACGTGGTGTGGTGGAGTATGAAGCCCAGTGCAGCCGGGTGTTGCATATGCTTCGGTATCCCCGGTACATCTATACTGCCAAGACACTGTACAGTGACACTGGGGAGCTGATTGTTGAGGAGCTACTGTTGAATGGCAAAATGACAATGTCAGCTGTTGTGAAGAAAGTGGCAGACCGGCTCACAGAGACTATGGAGG ATGGCAAGACCATGGACTATGCTGAGGTGTCAAACACATTTGTGCGACTAGCAGACACACACTTCGTGCAGCGCTGCCCCTTCGTGCCTGCCACTGAGAAttcagaccctgggccaccgccaCCTGCCCCCACTCTTGTCATCAATGAAAAGGACATGTACCTGGTTCCTAAACTGAGCTTGATAG GGAAAGGTAAAAGGAGGAGATCATCTGACGAAGATGCTACCGGAGAGCCCAAGGCCAAGAGACCAAAACATATAGCAGATAACAAAGAG cCCATTCCAGATGATGGGATTTATTGGCAGGCCAACCTTGACAGATTCCACCAGCACTTCCGTGACCAAGGCATTGTCAGTGCAGTTGCCAACAGGATGGACCAG ACCAGCAGCGAGATTGTGCGGACCATGCTCCGGATGAGTGAGATTACCACTCCCTCCAATGCCCCCTTCACCCAGCCATTGTCTTCCAATGAG ATCTTCAGATCCTTGCCTGTTGGCTATAACATCTCTAAGCAGGTTCTTGATCAGTATCTCACTCTGCTGGCAGATGATCCA ctTGAGTTTGTTGGAAAGTCTGGCGACAGTGGTGGAGGAATGTATGTCATCA ACCTGCATAAGGCTCTAGGATCCCTAGCCACAGCCACTCTGGAGTCTGTCGTACAGGAGAG ATTTGGGTCTCGCTGTGCCAGAATATTCCGTTTAGTTTTGCAAAAGAAACACCTGGAGCAGAAGCAGGTAGAAGACTTTGCAATGATTCCAGCAAAGGAGGCAAAGGATATGCTTTATAAGATGCTCTCAGAAAATTTCATATCACTCCAG GAAATTCCCAAAACGCCAGACCATGCTCCATCCAGGACCTTCTATTTATATACCGTGAACATCCTGTCAGCTGCCCGAATGTTGCTGCACAGGTGCTACAAG agcATAGCCAACTTGATAGAAAGGAGGCAATTCGAAACCAAAGAGAATAA ACGCCTACTAGAAAAGTCTCAGAGGGTAGAAGCCATCATTGCATCCATGCAGGCTACGGGTGCAGAGGAGGCACAGCTACAAGAAATAGAGGAGATGATCACAGCCCCTGAACGCCAGCAACTAGAGACCCTGAAACGTAATGTCAACAA GTTGGATGCCAGTGAGATTCAGGTGGATGAAACCATCTTCCTACTGGAGTCATACATTGAGAGCACTATGAAGAGACAATGA
- the POLR3C gene encoding DNA-directed RNA polymerase III subunit RPC3 isoform X3 has translation MTQAEIKLCSLLLQEHFGEIVEKIGVHLIRTGSQPLRVIAHDTGTSLDQVKKALCVLIQHNLVIYQVHKRGVVEYEAQCSRVLHMLRYPRYIYTAKTLYSDTGELIVEELLLNGKMTMSAVVKKVADRLTETMEDGKTMDYAEVSNTFVRLADTHFVQRCPFVPATENSDPGPPPPAPTLVINEKDMYLVPKLSLIGKGKRRRSSDEDATGEPKAKRPKHIADNKEPIPDDGIYWQANLDRFHQHFRDQGIVSAVANRMDQTSSEIVRTMLRMSEITTPSNAPFTQPLSSNEIFRSLPVGYNISKQVLDQYLTLLADDPLEFVGKSGDSGGGMYVINLHKALGSLATATLESVVQERFGSRCARIFRLVLQKKHLEQKQVEDFAMIPAKEAKDMLYKMLSENFISLQEIPKTPDHAPSRTFYLYTVNILSAARMLLHRCYKSIANLIERRQFETKENKRLLEKSQRVEAIIASMQATGAEEAQLQEIEEMITAPERQQLETLKRNVNKLDASEIQVDETIFLLESYIESTMKRQ, from the exons ATGACTCAAGCAGAAATTAAACTGTGTTCTTTGTTGCTGCAAGAGCATTTTGGAGAGATTGTAGAAAAAATTGGAGTCCACCTAATCAGAACTGGCAGCCAGCCACTAAGAGTAATTGCCCATGACACAGGAACATCACTGGATCAG GTAAAAAAAGCCCTTTGTGTCCTCATCCAACATAACCTGGTGATATATCAAGTGCACAAACGTGGTGTGGTGGAGTATGAAGCCCAGTGCAGCCGGGTGTTGCATATGCTTCGGTATCCCCGGTACATCTATACTGCCAAGACACTGTACAGTGACACTGGGGAGCTGATTGTTGAGGAGCTACTGTTGAATGGCAAAATGACAATGTCAGCTGTTGTGAAGAAAGTGGCAGACCGGCTCACAGAGACTATGGAGG ATGGCAAGACCATGGACTATGCTGAGGTGTCAAACACATTTGTGCGACTAGCAGACACACACTTCGTGCAGCGCTGCCCCTTCGTGCCTGCCACTGAGAAttcagaccctgggccaccgccaCCTGCCCCCACTCTTGTCATCAATGAAAAGGACATGTACCTGGTTCCTAAACTGAGCTTGATAG GGAAAGGTAAAAGGAGGAGATCATCTGACGAAGATGCTACCGGAGAGCCCAAGGCCAAGAGACCAAAACATATAGCAGATAACAAAGAG cCCATTCCAGATGATGGGATTTATTGGCAGGCCAACCTTGACAGATTCCACCAGCACTTCCGTGACCAAGGCATTGTCAGTGCAGTTGCCAACAGGATGGACCAG ACCAGCAGCGAGATTGTGCGGACCATGCTCCGGATGAGTGAGATTACCACTCCCTCCAATGCCCCCTTCACCCAGCCATTGTCTTCCAATGAG ATCTTCAGATCCTTGCCTGTTGGCTATAACATCTCTAAGCAGGTTCTTGATCAGTATCTCACTCTGCTGGCAGATGATCCA ctTGAGTTTGTTGGAAAGTCTGGCGACAGTGGTGGAGGAATGTATGTCATCA ACCTGCATAAGGCTCTAGGATCCCTAGCCACAGCCACTCTGGAGTCTGTCGTACAGGAGAG ATTTGGGTCTCGCTGTGCCAGAATATTCCGTTTAGTTTTGCAAAAGAAACACCTGGAGCAGAAGCAGGTAGAAGACTTTGCAATGATTCCAGCAAAGGAGGCAAAGGATATGCTTTATAAGATGCTCTCAGAAAATTTCATATCACTCCAG GAAATTCCCAAAACGCCAGACCATGCTCCATCCAGGACCTTCTATTTATATACCGTGAACATCCTGTCAGCTGCCCGAATGTTGCTGCACAGGTGCTACAAG agcATAGCCAACTTGATAGAAAGGAGGCAATTCGAAACCAAAGAGAATAA ACGCCTACTAGAAAAGTCTCAGAGGGTAGAAGCCATCATTGCATCCATGCAGGCTACGGGTGCAGAGGAGGCACAGCTACAAGAAATAGAGGAGATGATCACAGCCCCTGAACGCCAGCAACTAGAGACCCTGAAACGTAATGTCAACAA GTTGGATGCCAGTGAGATTCAGGTGGATGAAACCATCTTCCTACTGGAGTCATACATTGAGAGCACTATGAAGAGACAATGA
- the POLR3C gene encoding DNA-directed RNA polymerase III subunit RPC3 isoform X2: MRGEGARGRRSNRGGKQAGRKLRSQGRDARAPRAAALRLLSTMTQAEIKLCSLLLQEHFGEIVEKIGVHLIRTGSQPLRVIAHDTGTSLDQVKKALCVLIQHNLVIYQVHKRGVVEYEAQCSRVLHMLRYPRYIYTAKTLYSDTGELIVEELLLNGKMTMSAVVKKVADRLTETMEDGKTMDYAEVSNTFVRLADTHFVQRCPFVPATENSDPGPPPPAPTLVINEKDMYLVPKLSLIGKGKRRRSSDEDATGEPKAKRPKHIADNKEPIPDDGIYWQANLDRFHQHFRDQGIVSAVANRMDQTSSEIVRTMLRMSEITTPSNAPFTQPLSSNEIFRSLPVGYNISKQVLDQYLTLLADDPLEFVGKSGDSGGGMYVINLHKALGSLATATLESVVQERFGSRCARIFRLVLQKKHLEQKQVEDFAMIPAKEAKDMLYKMLSENFISLQEIPKTPDHAPSRTFYLYTVNILSAARMLLHRCYKSIANLIERRQFETKENKRLLEKSQRVEAIIASMQATGAEEAQLQEIEEMITAPERQQLETLKRNVNKSINRM; encoded by the exons ATGAGGGGAGAGGGAGCGAGGGGCAGACGGAGCAACCGAGGGGGAAAACAGGCTGGACGGAAGTTACGGAGCCAGGGCCGGGACGCCCGGGCACCAAGAGCAGCAG ctcTGAGACTGCTCAGTACAATGACTCAAGCAGAAATTAAACTGTGTTCTTTGTTGCTGCAAGAGCATTTTGGAGAGATTGTAGAAAAAATTGGAGTCCACCTAATCAGAACTGGCAGCCAGCCACTAAGAGTAATTGCCCATGACACAGGAACATCACTGGATCAG GTAAAAAAAGCCCTTTGTGTCCTCATCCAACATAACCTGGTGATATATCAAGTGCACAAACGTGGTGTGGTGGAGTATGAAGCCCAGTGCAGCCGGGTGTTGCATATGCTTCGGTATCCCCGGTACATCTATACTGCCAAGACACTGTACAGTGACACTGGGGAGCTGATTGTTGAGGAGCTACTGTTGAATGGCAAAATGACAATGTCAGCTGTTGTGAAGAAAGTGGCAGACCGGCTCACAGAGACTATGGAGG ATGGCAAGACCATGGACTATGCTGAGGTGTCAAACACATTTGTGCGACTAGCAGACACACACTTCGTGCAGCGCTGCCCCTTCGTGCCTGCCACTGAGAAttcagaccctgggccaccgccaCCTGCCCCCACTCTTGTCATCAATGAAAAGGACATGTACCTGGTTCCTAAACTGAGCTTGATAG GGAAAGGTAAAAGGAGGAGATCATCTGACGAAGATGCTACCGGAGAGCCCAAGGCCAAGAGACCAAAACATATAGCAGATAACAAAGAG cCCATTCCAGATGATGGGATTTATTGGCAGGCCAACCTTGACAGATTCCACCAGCACTTCCGTGACCAAGGCATTGTCAGTGCAGTTGCCAACAGGATGGACCAG ACCAGCAGCGAGATTGTGCGGACCATGCTCCGGATGAGTGAGATTACCACTCCCTCCAATGCCCCCTTCACCCAGCCATTGTCTTCCAATGAG ATCTTCAGATCCTTGCCTGTTGGCTATAACATCTCTAAGCAGGTTCTTGATCAGTATCTCACTCTGCTGGCAGATGATCCA ctTGAGTTTGTTGGAAAGTCTGGCGACAGTGGTGGAGGAATGTATGTCATCA ACCTGCATAAGGCTCTAGGATCCCTAGCCACAGCCACTCTGGAGTCTGTCGTACAGGAGAG ATTTGGGTCTCGCTGTGCCAGAATATTCCGTTTAGTTTTGCAAAAGAAACACCTGGAGCAGAAGCAGGTAGAAGACTTTGCAATGATTCCAGCAAAGGAGGCAAAGGATATGCTTTATAAGATGCTCTCAGAAAATTTCATATCACTCCAG GAAATTCCCAAAACGCCAGACCATGCTCCATCCAGGACCTTCTATTTATATACCGTGAACATCCTGTCAGCTGCCCGAATGTTGCTGCACAGGTGCTACAAG agcATAGCCAACTTGATAGAAAGGAGGCAATTCGAAACCAAAGAGAATAA ACGCCTACTAGAAAAGTCTCAGAGGGTAGAAGCCATCATTGCATCCATGCAGGCTACGGGTGCAGAGGAGGCACAGCTACAAGAAATAGAGGAGATGATCACAGCCCCTGAACGCCAGCAACTAGAGACCCTGAAACGTAATGTCAACAA GTCAATTAACAGAATGTAA